One segment of Candidatus Neomarinimicrobiota bacterium DNA contains the following:
- a CDS encoding TonB-dependent receptor, which translates to MIFRIVFTALLMISTLLGSTISGYVFDNKSGESIVGVNVFVRELSKGSATNLDGFFIIRDIQDTHVALTFSHIAYVDTTFPVILNIERYYFPRVTLSPQAIDTKAIEVVGQRSSIINKDLDISSFQVDPIVLSEIPQLSKDVFKLVKFSPSVTISDPMSPQYYVRGSDPGENLVQLDGMTIYNPQHFMGSNAIFNPYAIKNIEMLVGGFDAEYGGRNASILNITTREGHRSEIHGEFRPSISGISGAIEFPAGERGSAMLSGRLLSDLMLKVLMGSPNLMMDYNGAYQISYGKTRLRFSGFFARDYMDYRVANLMLFFPDSVFESFEEGFIAKTNNRAVGLKVNTVLLPNLLFEGQVYHSGSRVDNQTYFGYSIADTSSGTDVRLNYKTHIENSIFDNTIKANLAWYAFGHQTLKLGFEINDLNFSNETGRVDTKPDPLRTGSQFQAVFFQDEVDLGPLMLKAGLRQSRLRSTDSWNMEPRVSMSLRVGKHVLKAAYGHYYQYLTTMDSKSEEFVRFLDYYQSLGDHAPIHSFHHILGIEGQLTKTLEYSIATYYKDLRQLYHSTYSSSIMQSSENTQIEGGSGESYGFEVLIKGSLGRLSGWVGYNYSKGYRNYPSIQNGKQSLFDGDQPHNFKSLLMYKLTPDIIASSTMQITSGYPRTWETGMRMHYSYDPLNNDFGVFATNITPERNNVRYPSRMTWDIGWKKKLRSGFGYNLAEYLGGLEAYYTMTIRNLLFLHRNPIYYIYFPGYGYYGLDVEFLPAISVGYNLRF; encoded by the coding sequence ATGATCTTCAGGATAGTCTTTACCGCACTGTTGATGATATCGACCCTTCTGGGAAGCACGATTTCCGGTTATGTGTTTGACAACAAGAGTGGTGAAAGCATTGTCGGGGTCAACGTTTTTGTTCGGGAGCTAAGTAAAGGGAGTGCCACAAACCTGGATGGGTTTTTCATAATCCGAGATATTCAGGATACCCATGTTGCGCTTACTTTTTCACATATTGCTTATGTGGACACAACTTTTCCGGTGATATTGAATATTGAGAGATATTATTTTCCCCGAGTAACCCTGAGTCCTCAAGCCATTGATACCAAAGCCATAGAAGTCGTTGGACAACGCTCAAGTATCATCAACAAGGATCTGGATATTTCAAGTTTTCAGGTGGATCCCATTGTATTAAGTGAGATCCCTCAACTGAGTAAAGATGTATTCAAACTGGTGAAATTCTCACCCAGTGTGACCATCTCAGATCCCATGTCTCCTCAATACTATGTACGAGGCAGTGATCCTGGAGAGAATCTGGTTCAGCTTGATGGAATGACCATTTATAACCCTCAACATTTCATGGGTTCAAATGCAATATTCAATCCTTATGCGATTAAGAATATCGAGATGCTGGTTGGTGGATTTGACGCTGAATATGGAGGTCGTAACGCCTCCATTCTAAATATCACAACTCGTGAAGGTCACCGATCTGAAATTCATGGTGAATTCAGACCCTCGATATCAGGTATTTCCGGCGCCATCGAATTTCCAGCAGGAGAACGAGGCTCTGCTATGTTATCTGGCCGTCTGCTCAGTGATCTAATGCTGAAAGTGCTTATGGGATCACCCAATTTGATGATGGACTATAATGGTGCCTATCAGATATCCTATGGCAAGACCCGCTTGCGTTTTTCCGGTTTCTTTGCACGTGATTACATGGATTACCGGGTGGCCAATCTGATGCTCTTTTTCCCTGACAGTGTTTTTGAATCCTTTGAAGAAGGGTTTATTGCCAAGACCAACAATCGGGCTGTTGGACTGAAAGTGAATACAGTCTTGCTGCCCAATTTACTATTTGAGGGGCAAGTGTATCATTCCGGATCAAGGGTGGATAATCAAACGTATTTTGGCTACTCTATTGCTGATACCAGTTCTGGTACAGATGTTAGATTGAATTACAAAACCCACATTGAGAATTCGATCTTTGATAATACGATCAAAGCAAATCTAGCCTGGTATGCCTTTGGGCATCAAACGCTAAAGTTGGGCTTTGAGATCAATGATCTGAATTTTTCAAATGAGACTGGCCGAGTTGACACAAAACCGGATCCGCTCAGGACTGGATCTCAGTTCCAGGCTGTCTTTTTTCAGGATGAGGTGGATCTGGGACCCCTCATGTTAAAAGCTGGATTGAGACAATCTAGACTAAGATCTACAGATAGCTGGAATATGGAACCACGTGTCTCCATGAGCCTTCGGGTCGGAAAACATGTACTAAAAGCAGCTTATGGGCATTACTACCAATACCTCACAACTATGGATTCAAAGAGTGAAGAATTTGTCCGATTTCTGGATTATTACCAGTCGCTGGGAGATCATGCTCCCATTCATTCCTTTCATCATATCCTGGGTATCGAGGGGCAGCTTACAAAGACACTGGAATATTCCATAGCCACTTATTACAAGGATCTGCGTCAGCTATACCACTCCACCTATAGCTCTAGTATAATGCAGAGTAGTGAAAACACCCAGATCGAGGGTGGCTCGGGTGAATCCTATGGCTTTGAAGTATTGATCAAGGGTTCACTGGGACGTCTGTCCGGTTGGGTTGGGTATAATTATTCAAAAGGATATCGCAATTATCCATCCATCCAAAACGGTAAGCAAAGTCTGTTTGATGGGGATCAGCCCCACAACTTCAAATCCCTACTTATGTATAAATTAACGCCCGATATCATTGCCAGCTCCACCATGCAAATTACTTCAGGTTACCCACGTACCTGGGAGACCGGCATGCGGATGCATTATTCATACGATCCGCTGAACAATGATTTTGGTGTATTTGCTACGAATATCACCCCGGAAAGGAACAATGTTCGTTACCCTTCCCGCATGACCTGGGATATTGGCTGGAAGAAAAAATTACGGAGTGGTTTTGGATATAACCTGGCGGAATACCTGGGTGGTTTGGAAGCCTATTATACAATGACTATCCGAAATTTATTATTTTTACATCGCAATCCGATCTATTACATTTATTTCCCGGGCTATGGGTATTACGGCCTGGATGTAGAATTTTTACCGGCCATCTCAGTTGGCTATAATTTGAGGTTTTAA
- a CDS encoding DUF4249 family protein, whose product MMKPLYPALLIIITITLFVTCDLPHEPGPMPGDLIPTEFEAGLNILGVLRADEQTGTSFISINRALTTEEIYSDSIEDWPPEVDFVKLTLASSGTEYFFLKPEDSFGWGKYQDTTLDVQPGQTFELEISAPDYPTLTGETAIPQKPALVLNTLSVASGRVSFQLKHHASAFEYKLYLIFSEITLEKVIKPRNEDILDIDWVFNAANGVPQALVVGALDENLTSYGNSGITFIPNTYHADGSTVTDGYGCFGSVAIATFPL is encoded by the coding sequence ATGATGAAGCCCCTGTACCCGGCCCTTTTGATCATCATTACGATCACTTTGTTTGTGACCTGTGATCTACCTCATGAACCCGGTCCCATGCCAGGTGATCTTATCCCGACCGAATTTGAAGCTGGTTTGAATATTCTGGGTGTGTTGCGTGCCGATGAACAGACCGGGACTTCCTTTATAAGTATCAATCGAGCTTTGACCACCGAAGAGATCTATTCTGATTCAATCGAGGATTGGCCCCCAGAGGTCGATTTTGTGAAGTTGACCTTAGCCAGCTCGGGGACAGAATACTTTTTTCTGAAACCTGAGGACTCATTCGGCTGGGGTAAGTACCAGGATACAACCCTGGATGTTCAGCCCGGACAAACTTTCGAGCTGGAGATCAGTGCTCCTGATTACCCTACATTGACGGGTGAGACAGCCATTCCTCAGAAGCCTGCGCTGGTTTTGAATACCCTCTCAGTCGCTTCCGGGAGGGTCTCATTCCAACTTAAACACCACGCCAGTGCGTTTGAGTATAAGCTCTACCTGATCTTTTCTGAGATTACTCTGGAAAAGGTGATCAAACCACGAAATGAGGATATTCTTGATATTGACTGGGTTTTTAACGCCGCTAATGGAGTTCCTCAGGCTCTCGTGGTCGGTGCTTTGGATGAAAATCTGACCAGTTATGGCAACAGCGGTATTACGTTTATCCCCAATACTTATCACGCTGACGGGTCAACTGTAACGGATGGGTATGGGTGTTTTGGGTCGGTTGCCATAGCGACTTTTCCTCTGTAG
- a CDS encoding NUDIX hydrolase, giving the protein MKTNELHETKISSETIFQGKLLHVTRDEVRLPNGKTSIREGILHPGAVVVIPFLDKKTLIMERQFRYYPDQIFFELPAGKIDPGEDFLTTGKRELLEETGYVAGSWQFITHLYPAIGYADEKMAIYAAHDLTMQGIDRDQDEFLEIFEIPLDKAMEMLHKGEITDAKTMVGLFWAEKLAAGEWEPHV; this is encoded by the coding sequence ATGAAAACAAATGAATTACACGAAACGAAAATATCTTCCGAAACTATCTTTCAGGGCAAGTTACTCCATGTCACCCGCGACGAGGTGCGCTTGCCAAATGGTAAAACCAGTATTAGAGAAGGCATTCTCCATCCAGGTGCAGTGGTTGTAATTCCATTTCTGGATAAAAAAACTCTGATCATGGAACGCCAATTCAGATATTATCCAGATCAGATTTTTTTCGAGTTGCCAGCTGGAAAGATTGATCCTGGTGAAGACTTTCTCACTACTGGCAAACGGGAGCTGTTGGAAGAAACTGGTTACGTAGCAGGCAGTTGGCAATTTATTACTCATTTGTATCCTGCTATTGGCTATGCTGATGAGAAGATGGCAATCTACGCCGCTCACGATCTAACCATGCAGGGCATCGATCGAGATCAGGATGAGTTTTTAGAAATATTCGAGATACCTCTAGATAAAGCCATGGAAATGCTACACAAAGGTGAGATTACCGATGCTAAAACAATGGTAGGACTATTCTGGGCGGAAAAACTGGCTGCTGGAGAATGGGAGCCGCATGTCTGA
- a CDS encoding Rieske 2Fe-2S domain-containing protein, producing MSEPEFILVCNQSEIARGAAKNVILNDVEIAIFNTPQGFIARSGVCKHNAFKLELCEISGDIISCPLHGWKYRISTGKGIKPSWTCLELYPLEVRGDEIWVQPLADDSNKDDFDTSSYQW from the coding sequence ATGTCTGAACCTGAATTCATATTGGTTTGCAACCAGTCCGAGATAGCTAGAGGTGCTGCAAAAAATGTGATTCTGAATGATGTGGAGATAGCTATTTTTAATACACCTCAAGGATTTATCGCTCGTTCTGGAGTTTGCAAACACAATGCCTTCAAGCTTGAGCTTTGTGAGATTTCCGGTGATATTATAAGCTGTCCCCTCCACGGCTGGAAGTATAGGATTTCTACGGGGAAGGGGATCAAACCCAGTTGGACTTGTCTGGAACTCTATCCGCTGGAAGTCAGGGGTGATGAGATCTGGGTGCAGCCACTGGCTGATGATTCAAATAAGGATGATTTTGATACATCATCCTATCAGTGGTAA
- the elbB gene encoding isoprenoid biosynthesis glyoxalase ElbB codes for MTKVAVILSGSGFLDGAEIQESVITMLALDRSGVEYQCMAPDMDQMHVVNHLTGQVSEGEQRNVLVEAARIARTEIIDIAKANPNDYDAVIFPGGYGAAKNLSNFAVKGADSSVQHDVLQFARAFAATGKPMGYVCIAPAMIPHIYGAEAKLTIGSDADTAAAITEMGGVHVSCPVSDYVVDDERKIVSTPAYMMNVRIGEAAVGIEKLVNKVLEMIDGK; via the coding sequence ATGACAAAAGTAGCTGTGATATTATCAGGTTCAGGGTTTTTGGATGGAGCCGAAATTCAGGAAAGTGTAATTACCATGCTTGCCCTGGACAGATCAGGTGTTGAATACCAGTGTATGGCACCGGATATGGATCAGATGCATGTGGTCAATCATCTGACGGGCCAGGTCAGTGAAGGTGAGCAACGCAATGTGCTGGTGGAAGCTGCCCGGATCGCCAGAACTGAAATTATTGACATTGCCAAGGCAAACCCCAATGATTACGATGCTGTGATCTTTCCAGGGGGATATGGTGCTGCTAAAAATCTTTCAAATTTTGCAGTAAAGGGGGCTGACAGTTCTGTCCAGCATGATGTGCTGCAATTTGCCCGGGCTTTCGCCGCTACTGGAAAACCCATGGGCTATGTGTGCATCGCACCGGCCATGATTCCACATATATATGGAGCTGAAGCGAAATTAACGATTGGTTCTGATGCAGATACTGCAGCCGCAATCACTGAAATGGGTGGTGTTCATGTGAGTTGTCCGGTGAGCGACTATGTGGTTGATGATGAGCGAAAAATTGTATCAACTCCGGCGTATATGATGAATGTTCGAATTGGGGAAGCAGCAGTGGGAATTGAAAAATTAGTGAATAAAGTCTTGGAGATGATTGATGGAAAGTAA
- a CDS encoding cupin domain-containing protein, whose translation MESNVKYLKQVAHFSEDTAVINSFFSSDQLKMDVLTLNTHQYISPLVEPLSDMIYYILRGEGVFEIGDEVLVLTRNTSVLVEIGVSAGIINESDEQLTVLRIQAPPGIH comes from the coding sequence ATGGAAAGTAATGTTAAATATCTAAAGCAGGTGGCTCATTTTTCTGAGGATACTGCTGTTATCAATTCATTCTTTAGCAGTGATCAGTTAAAGATGGATGTATTGACCTTGAATACACATCAATATATATCTCCCCTGGTTGAACCTCTTTCAGACATGATCTATTATATCCTGCGGGGTGAAGGTGTTTTTGAGATTGGTGATGAGGTGTTGGTGCTTACTCGCAATACTTCGGTTTTGGTAGAGATCGGTGTAAGTGCAGGAATTATCAACGAAAGTGATGAGCAGTTGACTGTCCTCAGGATTCAGGCTCCTCCCGGTATCCATTGA